A window of Rhododendron vialii isolate Sample 1 chromosome 13a, ASM3025357v1 contains these coding sequences:
- the LOC131314899 gene encoding S-adenosylmethionine synthase 5, which yields METFLFTSESVNEGHPDKLCDQISDAVLDACLAQDPDSKVACETCTKTNMVMVFGEITTKANVDYEKIVRDTCRTIGFVSDDVGLDADNCKVLVNIEQQSPDIAQGVHGHLTKRPEEIGAGDQGHMFGYATDETPELMPLSHVLATKLGARLTDVRKNGTCPWLRPDGKTQVTVEYYNENGAMVPIRVHTVLISTQHDETVTNDEIAADLKEHVIKPVIPEKYLDEKTIFHLNPSGRFVIGGPHGDAGLTGRKIIIDTYGGWGAHGGGAFSGKDPTKVDRSGAYIVRQAAKSIVANGLARRCIVQVSYAIGVPEPLSVFVDTYKTGKIPDKEILQIVKETFDFRPGMIAINLDLKRGGNGRFLKTAAYGHFGRDDPDFTWEVVKPLKWEKA from the coding sequence ATGGAGACCTTCCTATTTACCTCTGAGTCAGTGAACGAGGGTCACCCGGACAAGCTATGCGACCAGATCTCCGATGCCGTGCTTGATGCATGCCTTGCTCAGGACCCTGACAGCAAGGTTGCCTGCGAGACTTGCACCAAGACCAACATGGTCATGGTCTTTGGAGAAATTACGACCAAGGCCAATGTTGACTACGAAAAGATTGTCCGGGACACATGCCGTACCATCGGATTTGTATCTGATGATGTTGGTCTTGATGCTGATAACTGCAAGGTCCTGGTCAACATTGAGCAACAGAGCCCTGATATTGCCCAAGGTGTCCATGGCCACCTTACAAAGCGCCCAGAAGAGATTGGGGCTGGTGACCAGGGTCATATGTTTGGTTATGCCACTGATGAGACCCCTGAACTTATGCCTTTGAGCCATGTCCTTGCCACCAAGCTTGGAGCTCGTCTCACCGACGTTCGCAAGAACGGCACATGCCCGTGGCTACGGCCTGATGGTAAGACCCAAGTAACTGTCGAGtattataatgaaaatggtGCCATGGTTCCTATTCGCGTTCACACTGTCCTCATCTCCACCCAGCACGATGAGACTGTCACCAATGACGAGATTGCTGCAGACCTCAAGGAGCATGTCATTAAGCCTGTCATCCCAGAGAAGTACCTTGATGAGAAGACCATCTTCCACCTTAACCCTTCTGGCCGCTTTGTCATTGGTGGTCCCCATGGCGATGCTGGTCTTACTGGACGTAAGATCATTATTGATACCTATGGAGGCTGGGGAGCACATGGTGGAGGAGCTTTCTCTGGTAAGGATCCTACCAAGGTGGACAGGAGCGGTGCCTATATTGTCAGGCAGGCCGCCAAGAGTATCGTGGCAAATGGGCTTGCTAGGAGGTGCATTGTGCAGGTCTCTTATGCCATTGGTGTTCCTGAGCCCTTGTCTGTTTTTGTGGACACTTATAAAACTGGAAAGATTCCTGACAAGGAGATCCTCCAGATTGTCAAGGAGACGTTTGATTTCAGGCCTGGTATGATCGCCATCAACCTGGATCTCAAGAGGGGTGGCAATGGCAGGTTCTTGAAGACTGCTGCCTACGGACACTTTGGTAGGGATGACCCAGACTTCACCTGGGAGGTTGTGAAGCCCCTCAAGTGGGAGAAGGCCTAG